A segment of the Cutaneotrichosporon cavernicola HIS019 DNA, chromosome: 6 genome:
CGTAGTACGCGTTGAGTTTGAGCAAAGTTGCGTGGTAGATTGCTTGCTGGGGTcagggagggagggagggtggggcTCACAATGACAAGACTCATGCTGccagcctcgaggtcggggaGGTCGGCGAACCATCTCCGTGCGGCGGTCGTTAGTGTCATCGTCATATCTTTCCTGTGCTCGACTTGTCGCGCGTCGTTGGGCTCGACTGTACGTGTTTGTAATGTATGTgcacggccgaggaggtcgagcgctTCGACGAGGTATGCCATTGGACTGAGTTGTGATGGATCGGGCACGGCGTCACGGTGCAGCACAGGCTTGAAGAGAGGCGTGGTTTGCCATTCCTGACGTGAGCGATATATTTATCATCAGCCTCTACGCGACTCACAGTCCCCAACCACAGCTCGTCACGACACGGCAAGCACCGTTTAATCTCAAAGTCAGGGAGCGCAAAGTCCCATCCTGTCGATACACATGCGTATCGATCGAGACAGAAGATGAGCCAGAACAGCCGCCTCCGCGCCTCGTCTTCCCCCCAATCTGCTGGTGGGGGGATGATACTTGTCCTGCTCAAACTGTGTGGCGGTGTCTTTCCGGAACGTTCGTCTTCGGTGATCAATCCAAGGTGAACCGCGCTTCgagtgaggagggcgaggattCCCCATGACGATGGTCCTTGTTCGCTCCCGATCAAATCTAGAGCTAGGAGAGCTAATGCTTGCACGGAGGAAATGGAGGTACTCTCAATGGCATGGGAGAGGACATGGGATTTTGCTGTTTGGCGATACTGCTGCTTTGTTGAGGCTATGCGGGGGTCATTGGAGAGACggagggtgacgacgacaatgGCGTAGACGATAATGTTCCATGGTGCTGTGAAGGATTGGGGAGGGATAATGGGAGCCCATGGCGCAATATGAGAAAAGTAGAGCGCAATCAAGTCGCGCACAATGTCGTCTggcgggaggaggtggggatCAAGAAAGGATGCGGCGCTGGCAGGAGACTTGAAGCCCAAGTCGAGGGCCATTTCGGGGGAGATTAGGTCCATCGGCGTGGCTGAGAACGGGAGTGCCGAGGGGCCGCAAGATCCAGAGGGCCCCGAGGCAGAGGGCCATTgtgagggggaggggatgtGAGcttgggagggggaggggataagaggttgggagggggaggggatgtGAGGTTGGGAGTGGGAccgaggttgagggagGGACATTGCGGCAAACCGCGCTTCGTGTTCGGCCAGTTGGGCTTCCTGCGCCAACACACGCTCTTCAAGTGCCTCGACGCGTTTCGTCATGTCTGTCCCTGTGCCGGGTCGAAGGCCAggcttgagcttgacggGATACACGCATTCGGCGGGGTTTTTCGCGCAGTTGTCGCAGGTTGGTTTGGTCGAGTCGCATTCTGGTGTCAGGGGGGGGTagggtggggtgggtgggtgaggaggaggcgggaggagggggggaaggagggggggaaggagggggagggacCTCGACGTACTGATCTTCCGCGCCCTACACGGCGTACAAGTGATTGCCAGTGGTCGATCTTCACTTCGTCGCCGCTTGGCGTGCGGAGCGTGTCCTTGggctggcgccggcgaATATCGCGGGCCCGCAAGGTGTGCCATCTGCGCATGTGTTGGTGTGGGCGGAGGATCGCCCCAGCGTCCCATGGTGAATGTGAGATTGCAAGTTGAGAGATACAAGTTTGGTTGAGCTCGGACTAGGATTGTGCCGAGATATGGCAATTGGTCCCGCGAGGAGAGGTGGGCGGTTCCGTAAAGCGCGGAGCGGGTGTGGGATAACCGCGTTCGTCAGCGCCGCGCAGCGCTCGCATCGACGGAGACGGGATCAAATGTCGCCGACTCGATGGAAGCTCAATCGCCGGGTCGGGCCCTGCGGCTGACACTGACTGTTGCGCTCGCCAGCCTTCTGCGCCTTCACCCCTCGCTCGCTCTTCACccctctcttccccctGCTCACCCCTCACCAACCCCTCGCCCGCTCTCGCCTCCAAGTGCTTCGCAATGTGCATGCTATACCAATGCTTGTCGCCGTACACAGTAGTACTACACTAATCCTACACTCATACAATCGTAAGTCATAATGCGACGGGCCGGCAGGTCACTATGCCATCGCCTCAGCCGGGATGGGAAGGAACTGCCCAATGATGACAGACGGCAGGTCGAACACGTCGCGGCGGATAGTAAAGCACGCGGCGCACGGGACCGGCTTGGTGTCGTTCTCGAGGGTGGTTGCCTGGAAAAAGTTTTGGGTCGTGTTCTCAAATGCGTGCTCGGCAAAGTTCTCCCAGTACTCAATTGTACCAGCCTTGTTGAATAGCTGGTAGATGCAGGTGCGGTTGCGCACaatgtcctcctccttcttgccaACCAGTTGGCAGAACTCGGGGGAGACACACACAATCTCGCCAGTACGGCGCCACACCGCGGTGGGGGTCGCCGAGTACGAGATGAGCTTTTCGAGTTCGATGAGGGTGCGCTGGAAGGAGCGCTCGAGGAAGatctcgtcatcctcgctcATAGGCATCTggagggcgatgagggAGGGGCGGAAGGCGGCCAGCGCACGGACGACACGCAGAATGTCGTTCTTCTCAAAGTTCTGCGTAAGGTACTGCATGAGGATGTGGTAGCCCTCAGTGTAGTCGTAAGGCTTGAGGACAGTGCGGTACACATCCTCGGGCGTCATTTTGCGCGGCTTGGTCTCAATCTCGATGTGGGGAATCGcgcccatctcgtcgtTGCCAGACCACGTGCTGGGGAACATGGTGGTTGGAGATAGGTCGGCTCCAAGGGCCTGGTGCAGCCCCGAGTCGTTGTGGCCGAGGAAGTCGGTGACACTTGGGGGGTGCGACGCGTTGGCCGGGTCAGGCAAACCGAGGTTGGACCAGACGGTGGGGGTCGACGCGTCAGTCGTGTTTCCCAAGTCGCCTAATGGGAATGACGGCGACAGCGAGCCGAACATGGAGTCGAACATCTCGTACTCGAGGTTTGCGGCGGCCGATGCAGTAAAGTCTAGGGTCAGCGGTGGCTCAATGACCGACGATCACGCGACCCAagctggcggcgcgccacAGGGTCATTCAGGTCTGTGCTCGTGACTCACTGAATGGGTTGGTGTCCTGGGCCGACCAGTCGAGCGGCTGTGGCGCGGTCTGGACTTCGGGTAGGGGCGCCGTGAGCCAAATGTTGTCGGGAACACGGACTGGGTCCATGTTGGGTGGTGGAACAACAACGCCAGGGAGCATTGAAACCGGGACATGGCCAAAGCTGTTGCCGTGGCtgggcggcgagtgggaggggaaCGAGGGGGGCGCGGCCGGCGGTGCGGCTggctgcgcggcggggACGGAAACTGGGACGGGGCCGGGGCcggggacggggacgggCCCGGTGACGGGGGCTgctgggcgagctggggtcagctttGTATACACAAATGGCGCTTGGAAtgacgacattgtcgagaGGAGCCGACGGGCAAACTACTCACCGCGTTCGTCGCCCTCCATGAGGTATTTTGCCTTCTTGCGCACACCCTCGACGCACTGGTCTCCGATACCCTTCTTGGTGCAGCGGTTACATGGGCGGTCTGGGATCAGCGAATATCCGGGCCGGAGTCCAAGCCCGTGACCGGGGTGTCAGTCGACTCACTCTCGTCACAGGTGAGGTGGCTCTTTTGGCAAGCGAGGCAGGCCTTTGCGACCTTTTTGCGGGTGACCTTGCCATCTGCATTGCGCTTTGTGTCACCCTTGCGTGGAGGTGACTTGCGGACTGGGCCGACCTTGGATGGCTGGTtggcggtggaggaaggggaagaagacgaTTCAGACTCGGACTTGGAGAGCTTGCGGGCTGCGGCAGTAGTTGTGGCCGAGGGTCCGCTCCAAGAGCCCTGTCGGGGGGCGATTGCGTCGGTCATGCCTTGCGGCGGGTATGGGGTTTACTGTTGAGTAGTGTCGTGGTGGATGACGGTGACTGGGTTGTACTGGGTTGTCCAAGATGAGTTGACGATGGGAAAGAATCGACTattggtggtggtggtggtggtggtggagggcaAGGTTCAAGCAAGCGGGCTGCTTAAACCTCGGGTCTACTCGGCAAAATGACACCAATTGAGACCAAAAGTAACCAAACAGAGACTACGTGAGGGATTCGAAGTGTAGTTTTTGTTGACCGGCAATAGAGCGGGGATAATGGGGTAAAGTGCGGGGTATGTGGCGTGTGGATCGGTGGCAGATCGGCCTTTTGAgtgatctcgtcgtcgttgtgGTTTGGTTGATGATCGAGTCAAACGGCGATGGCAGTGGTCGTGTTCAAACTTGACTGATTAAAAGAAGAGAGGGTGTGAGGAGGCTCTAGATAAGAGGCTCGGTTTCTTGGTGCGCTTGGGGAAAGAAGTTACTGCTGATAGGGCGAACAACCAGAGGGTGGATGGCGGTGACGAGCAAGAGCCCGTGAGTCTTTGTTGACAAGCGAGGTGGCGCTGGGGCTTGTATAAGGGGTTGAGTGAGATGGGACCGTGTCAGCAAGTAACAACAGTGTGATGACCAGCtggcgagggagggggggggggggggggggtaATGGAAGAAAAGAACGTGCTGGGCTCTTTATGCATTCAGAGTCAAGATGAAAAGACGAACCACACATGAAAAGAGAGTAAAAGAGCGCTGAAGTGAGGTCCTGGGACTCGAGAGTGGAGCGGCACGTTGAAGCTTGGGGTAGGCATGCTTGTCCTTTTGCTCCCTGTCGAGCGGCCAAAGTAGGGTcaggggaagggggaaagtgagagtgagagggaaggttgacgTTTCCCCCCGTTTGTGCCTGAATACCTGGGTTGCGTAAGTGTTAACCCTGGCACATCCAAAGGTGGAGAAAATTACCTTGTTAGATCTCCTGGCGTAACAGATCATTTACAAGTCAATGGGTATCACCTCGGAATAGATCGCATCATGCAAAGTAACAAAGAAGAGTTTACTCGTCGCTGCCAGGACAACAGGACCAGATACCAGATACCAGATACCAGATACCAGTCTTTTTTTATCACCGAGCGTAGTCGTCGCTTGCGTGCATGCATCACATTACATCAGCCATCCCGCATCTCACCAAAGCATCAGGCCCAAGCTTGCGCCACACTGTGTTCCATGCATTCTTTAGGATTCTTTTCATCTCAGTGTTTAGCCTATTGGGTGGCAGCTTGGCATTGTCATCTTGTCGGCGCAGCCGAGCGTGATTGATCGTGACCGAGACGGGTGAGCGGGATGGGTGGAGGgtttgacgaggccgaATAGACAGAGTGATGAAAAACCAAACGCGGGGTCGGGGTCGCCGTCATCCCTCCCAATCCTGATACCAAACACGGGCTCAGATTGGTGATCTAGCCCACCGGCTATCCGGCAAGCATTGTAATCTCGGTCTTGGACCTTGCTCGACACGTGGCATCACATGACTTTTGGGCTTTGATTTGCTCGGCAAAGACCTAATGGTG
Coding sequences within it:
- a CDS encoding uncharacterized protein (Fungal specific transcription factor domain), giving the protein MGRWGDPPPTPTHAQMAHLAGPRYSPAPAQGHAPHAKRRRSEDRPLAITCTPCRARKIKCDSTKPTCDNCAKNPAECVYPVKLKPGLRPGTGTDMTKRVEALEEPTPMDLISPEMALDLGFKSPASAASFLDPHLLPPDDIVRDLIALYFSHIAPWAPIIPPQSFTAPWNIIVYAIVVVTLRLSNDPRIASTKQQYRQTAKSHVLSHAIESTSISSVQALALLALDLIGSEQGPSSWGILALLTRSAVHLGLITEDERSGKTPPHSLSRTSIIPPPADWGEDEARRRLFWLIFCLDRYACVSTGWDFALPDFEIKRCLPCRDELWLGTEWQTTPLFKPVLHRDAVPDPSQLSPMAYLVEALDLLGRAHTLQTRTVEPNDARQVEHRKDMTMTLTTAARRWFADLPDLEAGSMSLVIQAIYHATLLKLNAYYAYPALGTGTPPQPYGDTCITSARALAQLCGAARELGFIHSSSPLFVWSTWVAARVLFVNDFLAHRDAPCTEFEEILAALKEQAPYWSLANQYTNLLERAKRKWSTGSAYDAEANPSLPDAIHVLLDLRRTAYSAVGANGEATPYVSPPDVSLSHLPAWAVQPLLGDLHNWFDLPAGLFTEGA
- the ERT1 gene encoding uncharacterized protein (PAS domain) yields the protein MTDAIAPRQGSWSGPSATTTAAARKLSKSESESSSSPSSTANQPSKVGPVRKSPPRKGDTKRNADGKVTRKKVAKACLACQKSHLTCDENRPCNRCTKKGIGDQCVEGVRKKAKYLMEGDERARPAAPVTGPVPVPGPGPVPVSVPAAQPAAPPAAPPSFPSHSPPSHGNSFGHVPVSMLPGVVVPPPNMDPVRVPDNIWLTAPLPEVQTAPQPLDWSAQDTNPFNFTASAAANLEYEMFDSMFGSLSPSFPLGDLGNTTDASTPTVWSNLGLPDPANASHPPSVTDFLGHNDSGLHQALGADLSPTTMFPSTWSGNDEMGAIPHIEIETKPRKMTPEDVYRTVLKPYDYTEGYHILMQYLTQNFEKNDILRVVRALAAFRPSLIALQMPMSEDDEIFLERSFQRTLIELEKLISYSATPTAVWRRTGEIVCVSPEFCQLVGKKEEDIVRNRTCIYQLFNKAGTIEYWENFAEHAFENTTQNFFQATTLENDTKPVPCAACFTIRRDVFDLPSVIIGQFLPIPAEAMA